One genomic segment of Methanothermobacter wolfeii includes these proteins:
- a CDS encoding radical SAM protein, producing MKVILISHISISDVITLLTPTCNFRCSYCFFRPMGCRSYTPSKVADVIIDVMAESDTDTVLIAGGEPTLQSDLPELTEILHRNDLRVILSTNGTRRDVIERCALDEVHVDLKALDDEKHRRLTGSSNREVLRCIEALASSDDFLLEVATVFIPGIVDVDEIEDIASFLSPLNVSYRITGYMEYGNELGAPRPGPELIMEAAEVSRKYLDHVTTSLDFRRHKPRKKIITDLR from the coding sequence GTGAAAGTTATTCTCATATCCCACATATCCATAAGCGACGTGATAACCCTACTCACACCAACATGTAACTTCAGGTGCAGTTACTGTTTCTTCAGGCCCATGGGGTGCAGATCGTACACTCCATCCAAGGTGGCGGACGTTATCATTGATGTTATGGCTGAATCAGACACCGACACTGTGCTCATTGCAGGGGGTGAACCCACACTACAGTCCGATCTCCCGGAGCTCACAGAGATCCTACACCGAAATGACCTCAGGGTGATCCTTTCAACCAACGGCACCAGGAGGGATGTCATAGAGAGGTGCGCCCTTGATGAGGTGCACGTGGACCTCAAGGCCCTTGACGATGAAAAGCACAGAAGACTCACAGGATCATCAAACCGGGAAGTCCTTAGGTGCATAGAGGCCCTTGCATCCTCAGATGACTTCCTCCTTGAAGTTGCAACCGTCTTCATCCCCGGTATCGTGGATGTTGATGAGATTGAGGATATAGCATCATTCCTCTCCCCACTGAACGTCAGTTACAGGATAACCGGTTACATGGAGTACGGTAACGAACTCGGGGCACCCCGACCAGGCCCTGAACTGATCATGGAGGCTGCTGAGGTGAGCAGGAAGTACCTGGACCATGTTACAACATCCCTTGATTTCCGGAGGCACAAACCAAGAAAGAAGATAATAACTGACCTCAGGTAG
- a CDS encoding tetratricopeptide repeat protein codes for MHTRIQKLPGKEVERGWSMNPLKKIKDWIARGKAGWHLSGGRSSLKQGKYKEALKEFRKALKASPNDPEILHYNAMTLLKLKRPEKALKCYEKILKNNPKLAEAWNNKGVVLKELKRYDEALECYERALQIDPQDDGTWNNKGALLDTIGKPEKAIECYEKALEINQKNAKAWYNKGNGLRSLGKYEEALECYEKALQINAEFVEAWYNKALIFEELKRYDEALECYGRALQIDPQDDGTWNNKGALLDTIGKPEKAIECYEKALEINQKNAKAWNNKGVVLEELKRYDEALECYEKALEINLENDETWANKGVLLRKLGKYEEALECFEKALEINPEFADAWEWKGIILEDLKKPEEALKCYEKALKLNPQDKTLWYMQGKTLQKLGKHQKAKKSYKKALKIDPEYKKAKKALKELQMKG; via the coding sequence ATGCATACTAGGATTCAAAAACTACCTGGAAAAGAAGTTGAGAGAGGCTGGAGCATGAATCCCCTTAAGAAGATAAAGGATTGGATAGCCAGGGGAAAGGCTGGATGGCACCTCAGCGGGGGCCGATCAAGCCTAAAACAGGGAAAATACAAAGAAGCTCTTAAAGAATTCAGGAAAGCCCTCAAGGCGAGTCCAAACGACCCGGAAATCTTGCACTATAATGCAATGACACTACTAAAACTCAAAAGACCAGAGAAAGCCTTAAAATGTTATGAAAAAATCCTCAAAAACAATCCAAAACTAGCAGAAGCATGGAACAACAAAGGAGTAGTCCTTAAAGAACTTAAGAGATATGATGAGGCATTGGAATGCTATGAAAGGGCACTACAAATAGATCCACAAGACGATGGAACATGGAACAACAAAGGAGCGCTCCTTGACACAATCGGTAAACCTGAAAAAGCAATAGAATGCTATGAAAAAGCCTTAGAAATAAACCAAAAAAATGCAAAAGCATGGTATAATAAAGGTAACGGATTACGCAGTCTCGGAAAATATGAGGAGGCATTGGAATGCTATGAAAAAGCATTACAGATAAACGCAGAATTCGTAGAGGCATGGTACAACAAAGCACTAATTTTTGAAGAACTTAAGAGATATGATGAGGCATTGGAATGCTATGGAAGGGCACTACAAATAGATCCACAAGACGATGGAACATGGAACAACAAAGGAGCGCTCCTTGACACAATCGGTAAACCTGAAAAAGCAATAGAATGCTATGAAAAAGCCTTAGAAATAAACCAAAAAAATGCAAAAGCATGGAACAACAAAGGAGTAGTCCTTGAAGAACTTAAGAGATATGATGAGGCATTGGAATGCTATGAAAAAGCCTTAGAAATAAACCTAGAAAACGACGAAACATGGGCTAACAAGGGAGTACTCCTCAGGAAACTTGGAAAATATGAGGAGGCGCTGGAATGTTTTGAAAAAGCCCTTGAAATAAACCCAGAATTCGCCGATGCATGGGAATGGAAAGGTATAATCCTGGAAGACCTCAAAAAACCAGAGGAAGCCCTGAAATGCTACGAGAAAGCCCTCAAACTAAACCCCCAAGACAAAACACTATGGTACATGCAAGGAAAAACACTACAAAAACTTGGAAAACACCAAAAAGCCAAAAAATCCTACAAAAAAGCCCTGAAAATAGACCCAGAATACAAAAAAGCCAAAAAAGCCCTGAAAGAACTCCAAATGAAAGGCTAA
- a CDS encoding DUF2193 domain-containing protein, whose product MAELYEKMVKEAMMAQKADVETIKKNRGKEFKIRDTKAYLDVVQEMKAAGDQSEAVINLHKNSVKAHYEILDSLTDTIRPEDDPFVEHYQTPVVLEILRDEDSDFEKSLEAFIDAIGRAEALIGREAIRRYGGFYGPTCVVDFALMPGSTSNVVNRILRETDIPEMHKQAILSAKSWGMNTSYGIGEVFANEIENGATAAEAAEKEIEMVKYIYQEPVEAQAKLMDDHGHESFDVREYMSRYRKEMEGTVKVAIDDGVHYGNILTVPAYCVGDISHHIAQSTYNMCKDDVVMAIIEATTDVMESTLNSAVSSFKSEYDVLSLATGSSACAVEYILELDGFNAIGVVDLLTKRFHNYVQLYPTRGAAAELHNSDFMDMIYRGWTHLDRARRMLNGAEGPLEPMVGDYKVDLSPIHENEVIMNPQRYTYPACAITVRFSALMRLADYPCLLTSEPVTATLMTNIIALHKESAASPARTCKNCAGAALVDFRHNHCQWREAV is encoded by the coding sequence ATGGCTGAGTTGTACGAAAAAATGGTAAAAGAGGCCATGATGGCCCAGAAAGCCGATGTGGAGACCATAAAAAAGAACAGGGGAAAAGAGTTTAAAATAAGGGATACGAAGGCCTACCTGGACGTTGTGCAGGAAATGAAGGCTGCAGGAGACCAGAGCGAGGCGGTGATAAACCTGCACAAAAACTCAGTGAAGGCCCACTATGAGATACTGGACAGCCTTACAGACACCATAAGACCAGAGGACGACCCCTTCGTCGAACACTACCAGACACCTGTGGTCCTCGAGATACTGAGGGACGAGGACAGCGACTTTGAGAAGAGCCTTGAGGCATTCATAGATGCAATAGGAAGGGCAGAGGCCCTCATAGGAAGGGAGGCAATAAGAAGGTACGGAGGATTCTATGGCCCAACATGTGTGGTTGACTTCGCCCTCATGCCCGGTAGCACAAGCAACGTGGTGAACAGGATCCTCAGGGAGACAGACATACCCGAAATGCACAAGCAGGCGATCCTCTCAGCAAAATCATGGGGTATGAACACCTCCTATGGTATCGGAGAGGTATTCGCAAATGAAATTGAAAACGGGGCAACCGCTGCAGAGGCAGCAGAGAAGGAAATAGAGATGGTGAAATACATCTACCAGGAACCTGTTGAAGCCCAGGCAAAGCTCATGGACGATCATGGTCATGAATCCTTTGATGTAAGGGAGTACATGTCCCGCTACAGGAAGGAGATGGAAGGAACTGTTAAGGTCGCAATTGATGACGGCGTACACTACGGCAACATACTCACGGTACCTGCATACTGCGTTGGTGACATATCACACCACATAGCCCAGTCCACCTACAACATGTGCAAGGATGATGTGGTCATGGCCATAATCGAGGCAACCACCGATGTCATGGAGAGCACCCTCAACAGCGCAGTATCATCATTTAAGAGTGAATATGACGTGCTGAGCCTTGCAACGGGATCATCAGCATGCGCCGTTGAGTACATACTTGAACTTGACGGTTTCAATGCCATAGGAGTCGTTGACCTTCTCACAAAGAGGTTCCACAACTATGTCCAGCTCTACCCAACAAGGGGTGCTGCAGCTGAACTCCACAACAGTGACTTCATGGACATGATATACCGTGGATGGACACACCTGGATAGGGCAAGGAGAATGCTTAACGGAGCAGAGGGTCCGCTTGAACCCATGGTCGGTGACTACAAGGTTGACCTCTCACCGATACACGAAAACGAGGTTATAATGAACCCTCAGCGCTACACATACCCTGCCTGCGCAATAACAGTGAGGTTCTCAGCCCTGATGAGACTTGCTGACTATCCATGTCTCCTCACAAGTGAACCGGTCACAGCAACCCTGATGACCAACATAATTGCACTCCACAAGGAGAGTGCAGCATCACCGGCAAGGACATGCAAGAACTGCGCAGGAGCAGCTCTCGTGGACTTCAGACACAACCACTGCCAGTGGAGAGAAGCTGTATAG
- a CDS encoding DUF2769 domain-containing protein — protein sequence MQVDFSMENIRRCLCLECPVQRESRCVRDKKKIMLLITQQDLDSAMRMDTDRVPGVYCSTGRAICRDIDPHEECLCSGCEVWKEHILSESDVSDYFCIKKISR from the coding sequence ATGCAGGTTGACTTCAGCATGGAGAACATCAGAAGGTGCCTCTGTCTTGAGTGTCCCGTCCAGAGGGAAAGTCGGTGCGTGAGGGATAAGAAGAAGATAATGCTACTCATAACCCAGCAGGACCTTGACAGCGCCATGCGCATGGACACAGACAGGGTTCCAGGGGTCTACTGTTCCACAGGAAGGGCCATTTGCAGGGATATAGATCCACATGAAGAGTGCCTCTGCAGTGGGTGTGAGGTATGGAAGGAGCACATATTATCTGAAAGTGATGTGTCTGACTATTTCTGTATCAAAAAGATATCGAGGTAA
- a CDS encoding DUF2180 family protein, which produces MKCYVCAEQGKDTDAVAICIVCGMGLCTEHAIREEIEIWSGGYPFPSEKVKGTLPRILCPYCYNVMKED; this is translated from the coding sequence ATGAAATGCTATGTCTGCGCGGAGCAGGGAAAGGATACCGATGCTGTTGCAATATGCATAGTCTGCGGTATGGGTCTCTGCACCGAGCACGCAATAAGGGAGGAGATTGAGATCTGGAGTGGAGGTTATCCCTTCCCCTCAGAGAAGGTCAAGGGCACACTTCCAAGGATACTCTGTCCCTACTGTTATAACGTGATGAAGGAGGACTAG
- a CDS encoding C39 family peptidase, with product MRKSCLLGLLILLTLAVSFNAAAAAQTPRDNSSNSTNPMDLSTADNLEENFTDPAEFTIDDNITADTTGVVLQTRNYTCGPAALATLLQKLGINTTEDELADLAGTTEDGTTMQGLLEAAKAKGVNMTGMKLNITELHENMIAYTMSDGVGHYTLIREVNNETVKLADPTMGNIEMSLEEFQEIYTGYALIIKSSDNTEAMENRTASDNQTEHEMNPMNISTDQPIQGTDSAKILSTEEMQNIRGKLWWLPITLYGLGNIIVTVRDKYVPRKYWKYCAYHPPNKRVKAYLGRDHCIHYVEY from the coding sequence ATGAGAAAGTCGTGTCTTTTGGGTTTGCTGATCCTCTTAACACTCGCAGTATCTTTTAACGCTGCTGCGGCCGCACAAACCCCACGGGATAACAGCAGTAACTCCACGAATCCCATGGACTTATCCACAGCAGATAACTTGGAAGAGAACTTCACGGATCCAGCAGAGTTCACTATAGACGATAACATCACAGCAGATACCACCGGCGTGGTCCTGCAGACCAGGAACTACACCTGCGGACCGGCAGCACTCGCCACACTACTCCAGAAACTTGGAATAAACACAACCGAGGATGAACTCGCAGACCTCGCCGGCACCACAGAAGACGGAACAACAATGCAGGGCCTCCTGGAGGCGGCAAAGGCCAAGGGCGTTAACATGACAGGCATGAAACTGAACATCACAGAACTCCACGAGAACATGATCGCATATACAATGAGTGATGGTGTGGGACACTACACCCTCATCAGGGAAGTCAACAATGAAACCGTTAAACTAGCAGACCCCACCATGGGAAACATAGAAATGTCACTGGAAGAATTCCAAGAAATCTACACAGGATACGCCCTCATAATCAAGAGCAGTGATAACACAGAAGCAATGGAAAACAGAACGGCATCAGACAACCAGACAGAACATGAAATGAATCCAATGAATATCTCAACAGATCAGCCAATACAAGGCACAGACTCAGCTAAAATCCTCAGCACAGAGGAAATGCAGAACATTAGAGGCAAGTTGTGGTGGCTTCCTATTACATTATATGGTTTGGGTAATATAATAGTCACTGTCAGGGATAAGTATGTGCCGCGAAAGTACTGGAAATACTGTGCATATCACCCGCCAAATAAAAGAGTGAAAGCATACTTGGGGCGTGATCACTGTATACATTATGTAGAATACTAA
- a CDS encoding FmdE family protein, translating to MGRQYFMVFMVLLFAVELTGSVSAVDTNCEVGIRVNYEYADDNGNINPDTQELTDGNGIKVNFTTTFDPAANMTKIKFNYENITENTVFTVKIRAPGYRELSHTFKLASYGTGYAAHLSLQMNATDAYKRGREITKKADQLLNFTKTGEVLVITTAGSAYYKNQTTEDVLEGILNQGRGIISYGKGNLLMLRKTRLDPLDFAFIVRKGNDLILAYFKNASMTPLYVGTVSQNMTLTQYQTLQKKLGDDTFPIASLANAWAIGLSPDILREAAFHGHVCMGTICGYAMIETLLKYYPATNEFGLPLEGVSYQVIGVPGGSDDDVFIYAMDATPGKRAYVGFNTTEDTNIVGFIRWNSKTKTGTLIIMAYNLQELIKKYKQETCETAVSELKFNTWAVKKLKTNPESLVDILYAFDNLTEEQVHYLMGYEPNKGNTTVAAAGLDLNYILNQTNLINATPSSRTYSTGTLTYDDLRNIGRLAAEKAIELFRAIGITLERDDYQLFVLTSAGYVRLNGQDTSPVWDGIYDVLGSRLSRKTLLPVHAPLWGNLKFDFCLVNGTQKIIKSIYYNVTSGTFTVQNSASYIIEEVLPYDPPFDVLMGWLFHNHVCGGSSPGYLIADYIFNNYPKGENEKYIYVTTLDNCKDDILFMLLGVSAGQGTYANQRLTSEETTLETTGGGMNGMVGYIIVWDEKTNTGRVAIITWQSPRFVPGSNSYEEYIRLYKHDCSSPNLVSLPTVSTAAERLINREELGILLAGGTGSMNALQYIFSIPANRTLADLVQVDNGGSHDGNQGGVPGGVPGGSTGGVPSGSSHGATGGHAGYSPGEDISATPASVSAASEVSEESSVEGKRVYEVKNATSPGSDSGSSAWYVYGIVGVLAAAGLVAFGFLKGGAGK from the coding sequence ATGGGAAGACAGTATTTCATGGTTTTCATGGTTCTTCTCTTTGCTGTTGAACTGACAGGTTCGGTGAGCGCAGTGGATACAAACTGTGAGGTGGGAATCAGGGTAAATTATGAATACGCCGATGATAATGGCAATATAAATCCTGATACCCAGGAATTAACAGATGGTAACGGTATAAAGGTGAACTTCACCACGACATTTGACCCTGCAGCCAATATGACAAAAATCAAATTCAACTATGAAAACATAACCGAAAACACAGTGTTCACGGTAAAAATCAGGGCCCCTGGTTACAGGGAACTCTCACACACGTTCAAGTTAGCCAGCTACGGCACAGGATATGCAGCCCATCTATCACTGCAGATGAACGCCACCGACGCCTACAAACGCGGAAGGGAAATAACAAAGAAGGCCGATCAATTGCTGAACTTCACAAAAACAGGTGAAGTCCTTGTGATAACAACAGCCGGAAGCGCCTACTACAAGAACCAGACAACGGAAGACGTCCTTGAGGGTATACTGAACCAGGGACGTGGAATAATAAGCTATGGTAAAGGAAATCTGCTGATGCTCAGGAAAACCAGGCTTGACCCGCTGGACTTTGCATTCATAGTGAGGAAGGGCAACGACCTTATACTGGCCTACTTCAAGAATGCAAGTATGACACCCCTGTATGTAGGGACTGTCAGCCAGAATATGACCCTCACACAGTACCAGACGCTACAGAAAAAGCTGGGAGATGACACATTCCCCATAGCAAGCCTTGCCAATGCATGGGCCATCGGACTATCACCGGACATCCTACGGGAAGCAGCATTCCATGGACACGTCTGCATGGGAACAATATGCGGATACGCCATGATAGAAACACTCCTCAAATATTATCCGGCGACAAATGAATTCGGCCTCCCCCTTGAGGGTGTAAGTTACCAGGTTATCGGTGTGCCCGGCGGCTCAGATGACGACGTATTCATATACGCCATGGACGCAACACCCGGTAAAAGGGCCTACGTTGGATTCAACACAACCGAAGACACAAACATCGTGGGTTTCATCAGATGGAATTCAAAGACAAAGACGGGTACGCTTATCATAATGGCCTACAACCTCCAGGAACTTATAAAGAAATACAAACAGGAAACCTGTGAAACAGCAGTATCCGAACTTAAATTCAATACATGGGCTGTTAAAAAACTTAAAACAAACCCCGAATCCCTTGTGGATATCCTCTACGCATTCGACAATCTCACAGAGGAACAGGTGCACTATCTCATGGGATATGAACCAAACAAGGGAAACACAACCGTCGCAGCAGCCGGCCTTGACCTCAACTACATCCTCAACCAGACAAACCTGATAAATGCAACCCCCTCAAGCAGAACCTACAGTACAGGTACTCTAACATATGACGACTTGAGGAACATCGGTCGACTTGCAGCAGAGAAGGCTATCGAACTCTTCCGAGCCATCGGCATAACACTTGAGAGGGATGACTATCAGTTATTCGTCCTCACATCAGCGGGTTACGTCAGGCTCAACGGTCAGGACACCAGTCCTGTATGGGATGGGATCTACGACGTCCTTGGATCAAGACTCAGCAGAAAGACCCTCCTTCCTGTGCACGCACCACTCTGGGGAAACCTTAAATTCGACTTCTGCCTAGTTAACGGTACACAGAAGATAATCAAATCAATCTACTACAACGTAACAAGTGGAACATTCACTGTTCAGAATTCAGCTAGCTACATAATAGAGGAGGTACTTCCATATGATCCTCCCTTCGATGTGCTGATGGGATGGCTCTTCCATAACCATGTCTGTGGTGGAAGCTCACCCGGTTACCTGATAGCAGACTATATCTTCAACAATTACCCCAAGGGTGAGAATGAGAAGTACATCTACGTCACGACACTCGACAACTGTAAGGACGATATACTCTTCATGCTCCTTGGTGTTTCAGCTGGACAGGGAACCTATGCAAACCAGAGGCTTACAAGTGAGGAGACAACACTTGAAACAACAGGCGGGGGAATGAACGGAATGGTGGGCTACATCATAGTATGGGATGAGAAGACCAACACAGGAAGGGTTGCCATCATCACATGGCAGAGTCCACGATTCGTCCCGGGATCCAACAGCTATGAGGAGTACATCCGACTCTACAAGCATGACTGCTCATCACCGAACCTCGTCTCATTACCTACCGTCAGTACAGCGGCAGAGCGACTGATAAACCGTGAGGAACTCGGCATACTCCTTGCAGGCGGAACAGGATCCATGAATGCACTTCAATACATCTTCAGCATCCCCGCCAACAGGACCCTGGCTGACCTTGTACAGGTGGACAATGGAGGATCACATGATGGAAACCAGGGCGGTGTTCCTGGTGGTGTGCCCGGCGGTTCAACAGGTGGTGTTCCCTCAGGATCATCTCATGGTGCTACAGGAGGACATGCCGGTTATTCTCCAGGTGAGGATATCAGCGCCACCCCTGCAAGTGTTAGTGCAGCATCCGAGGTCTCAGAGGAATCTTCAGTTGAAGGTAAAAGGGTCTATGAGGTTAAGAATGCAACCTCCCCCGGTAGCGACAGCGGTTCATCAGCATGGTACGTCTACGGTATCGTTGGTGTCCTTGCTGCAGCAGGTCTCGTGGCATTCGGGTTCCTGAAAGGCGGAGCAGGAAAATAG
- a CDS encoding pseudomurein-binding repeat-containing protein produces MRRLLFLLAILSCFCLLGSSSAVSLSYDEICDVSKLIGNYTAQNGKIPSQVVINGKNVSADDYLYASSSTIINLDQGRRVGLSFNSMASPPSPSGTGTGTLQKAGYLQVAKNVKAFMESYGRSPNYASTAIGQVRPESLIYANARIINFYNSTGRLPNYVTVEYVTGKAGTLTRPRADYTYTIQGYNVQFQDKSTGTIQYYKWDFGDQSTSTQKNPVHAYKPGTYKATLTVQGYGITDTKTMTLEVMLATVHVNSTATSSGKPLNLTFKIPLNDTVKWISIGAISSGLFNETIFLVEDGIAYKLAEVTNPFYQANSQSQREIVWQVIAGLNRLIEIYTKLGAEPQVNEYLNNFNLTQAEKTFILTNYNKCIDPLQVSVEYPGEEKVTIANITFPGNKSTRTLLLLYTNGQYIHPPGETGPNIIINDTLIWEASNYDAIITYTLATGKITNQTLQKWLNRTYEPGPLKAAYGTFLTGLEVIYLHDLIAEEAATRYNVTWTRTMPVMVSAGDHSPATWISLECNHNMAVKAEGTPENIKAFNYARTSAINPIEYYVMRPSSQDQTPQARPQQE; encoded by the coding sequence ATGAGGAGGTTATTGTTTCTTCTGGCAATCCTCTCTTGTTTCTGTCTTTTGGGCAGTTCTTCAGCTGTGAGTTTATCCTATGATGAGATTTGTGACGTTTCAAAGCTGATCGGAAACTACACTGCACAAAATGGGAAAATACCATCACAGGTTGTGATTAACGGTAAGAATGTGTCGGCAGACGACTACCTCTACGCCTCATCCTCGACCATCATAAACCTTGATCAGGGTAGGAGAGTTGGCTTGTCATTCAATAGTATGGCCTCCCCGCCCAGTCCAAGTGGAACAGGAACAGGAACACTCCAAAAAGCAGGATACTTGCAGGTGGCAAAGAATGTTAAGGCTTTCATGGAATCCTATGGGAGGTCGCCGAATTATGCCAGCACAGCCATTGGACAAGTCCGCCCAGAAAGCCTAATATATGCCAATGCAAGGATAATAAACTTCTACAACAGCACAGGAAGACTACCAAACTATGTAACAGTAGAATATGTTACAGGTAAGGCCGGAACCCTGACAAGGCCAAGGGCAGACTACACCTACACAATACAAGGCTATAATGTCCAGTTCCAGGATAAAAGTACAGGGACAATACAATACTACAAATGGGACTTCGGAGACCAAAGCACAAGCACCCAGAAGAATCCAGTACACGCCTACAAACCAGGAACCTACAAAGCAACCCTAACAGTCCAAGGCTATGGCATAACAGACACGAAGACTATGACATTGGAGGTTATGCTTGCAACGGTCCATGTTAATTCCACGGCAACATCCTCTGGGAAGCCCCTAAATTTAACATTTAAAATTCCGCTCAATGACACGGTTAAATGGATTAGTATAGGGGCTATATCTTCGGGCCTATTCAATGAAACAATATTCCTTGTGGAGGATGGCATAGCATACAAACTAGCCGAGGTCACTAACCCATTCTACCAGGCTAACAGCCAGAGTCAAAGAGAAATAGTCTGGCAAGTCATAGCTGGCCTGAACAGACTCATAGAAATTTACACAAAGCTCGGAGCAGAACCTCAAGTGAATGAATATCTCAACAACTTCAATTTAACCCAGGCAGAAAAGACATTCATACTCACAAACTATAACAAGTGCATAGACCCTTTACAGGTCAGTGTGGAGTATCCCGGCGAGGAAAAGGTGACAATAGCCAATATAACATTCCCAGGGAACAAATCAACAAGAACACTCCTCCTACTCTACACAAACGGCCAATACATACACCCACCAGGAGAAACAGGACCCAATATCATAATAAACGACACTCTCATCTGGGAGGCTAGCAACTACGACGCCATCATAACCTACACCCTCGCCACAGGGAAGATAACAAACCAGACATTACAAAAGTGGCTAAACAGGACATACGAGCCCGGACCATTAAAGGCAGCCTACGGAACATTCCTAACAGGCCTTGAAGTAATATACCTCCACGATCTCATCGCAGAAGAAGCAGCCACGCGCTATAATGTAACATGGACCAGGACCATGCCAGTGATGGTCTCAGCAGGAGACCACAGCCCAGCGACATGGATAAGCCTCGAATGCAACCACAACATGGCCGTGAAAGCAGAAGGCACACCTGAAAACATTAAAGCATTCAATTATGCGAGAACATCAGCTATAAATCCAATAGAATACTATGTGATGAGGCCCTCTTCCCAGGATCAGACCCCACAAGCGCGCCCACAACAGGAATAG
- a CDS encoding tetratricopeptide repeat protein, which yields MNPLKKIKDWIAEGKAGWHLAGGRSSLKQGKYKEALKEFRKALKARPNNPEILHYNAITLLKLKRPEKALECYEKILKNNPKLAEAWNNKGLVLKELGRYDEALECYEKALKINPKYAGAWNNKALVLKELGRYDEALECYEKALQINPKLADAWYNKGSVLIYLKKYKKALKCFEKAIELNPKNYRAWGTKGITLHNLKIYEEALKCYDKVLQLNPQDDKAWNNKGLVFNELGRYDESLECYEKALQINPKLAEAWNNKGVVLSELGRYEEALECYEKALEIDPEDDKTWNNKGLVLEELGKYKDALECFQKALEINPEFADAWKWKGIILEDLKKPEEALKCYKKALKLNPKNKTLWYMQGKTLQKLGKHKEALKCYEKALEIDPEYKKAKKALKELTIQKNQP from the coding sequence ATGAACCCCCTTAAGAAAATAAAGGATTGGATAGCCGAGGGAAAGGCTGGATGGCACCTTGCTGGGGGCCGATCAAGCCTAAAACAGGGAAAATACAAAGAAGCCCTCAAAGAATTCAGGAAAGCCCTCAAAGCAAGACCAAACAACCCAGAAATCCTCCACTACAATGCAATAACACTACTAAAACTCAAAAGACCAGAGAAAGCCTTAGAATGCTATGAAAAAATCCTCAAAAACAATCCAAAACTTGCAGAAGCATGGAACAACAAAGGACTAGTCCTCAAAGAACTTGGGAGATATGATGAGGCACTAGAATGCTATGAAAAAGCACTAAAAATAAATCCAAAGTATGCAGGAGCATGGAACAATAAAGCACTAGTCCTCAAAGAACTTGGGAGATATGATGAGGCACTAGAATGCTATGAAAAAGCATTACAGATAAACCCCAAACTTGCAGATGCATGGTACAATAAAGGCTCCGTTCTAATTTACCTTAAAAAATACAAAAAGGCACTAAAATGTTTCGAAAAAGCCATAGAGCTAAATCCAAAAAATTATAGAGCTTGGGGAACTAAAGGAATAACATTACATAACCTTAAGATATATGAAGAAGCATTAAAATGTTATGACAAAGTTCTCCAATTAAATCCACAAGATGATAAAGCTTGGAACAACAAAGGACTAGTTTTCAATGAACTTGGGAGATATGATGAGTCACTAGAATGCTATGAAAAAGCATTACAGATAAACCCCAAACTTGCAGAAGCATGGAACAATAAAGGAGTAGTCCTCAGTGAACTTGGGAGATATGAGGAGGCACTGGAATGCTATGAAAAAGCCCTGGAAATAGATCCAGAAGACGACAAAACATGGAACAACAAAGGACTAGTCCTCGAAGAACTTGGAAAATATAAGGATGCGCTGGAATGCTTTCAAAAAGCCCTTGAAATAAACCCCGAATTCGCCGATGCATGGAAATGGAAAGGCATAATCCTAGAAGACCTCAAAAAACCAGAGGAAGCCCTGAAATGCTACAAGAAAGCCCTCAAACTAAACCCCAAAAACAAAACACTATGGTACATGCAAGGAAAAACACTACAAAAACTCGGCAAACACAAAGAAGCACTAAAATGCTATGAAAAAGCCCTGGAAATAGATCCAGAATACAAAAAAGCCAAAAAAGCCCTGAAAGAACTCACCATCCAAAAAAATCAACCATAA